In Maridesulfovibrio zosterae DSM 11974, a genomic segment contains:
- the rplF gene encoding 50S ribosomal protein L6, whose protein sequence is MSRIGKKPIDIPSGVEVTVGADVVSVKGPKGTTTTPIHPMVSYKVADNAVEVLRSGDSRQERAQHGLHRTLLFNCIEGVSKGFEKTLEVVGVGYKVNVQGSNIVLNVGFSHPVNYAIPSGIEAKAEGSKLVISGVDKQLVGEVAAQLRRVRPPEPYKGKGIKYIDEQIRRKAGKSGK, encoded by the coding sequence ATGTCCAGAATTGGAAAAAAACCTATTGATATACCTTCCGGAGTGGAAGTAACTGTTGGTGCTGATGTGGTTTCCGTAAAGGGCCCTAAAGGCACCACCACCACCCCGATACACCCCATGGTCAGCTACAAGGTAGCTGACAATGCGGTGGAGGTACTGAGGTCTGGCGATTCCCGTCAGGAACGTGCTCAGCACGGTCTTCACCGTACACTGCTCTTCAATTGTATTGAAGGCGTATCCAAAGGGTTTGAAAAAACTCTGGAAGTTGTCGGTGTTGGTTACAAAGTTAACGTACAGGGTTCAAACATCGTTTTAAACGTTGGTTTTTCCCATCCCGTTAACTATGCTATTCCTTCCGGCATTGAAGCCAAGGCTGAAGGCAGCAAACTGGTCATCAGCGGAGTTGATAAACAGCTCGTTGGTGAAGTTGCAGCTCAGCTTCGTCGTGTACGTCCGCCAGAACCTTACAAAGGTAAAGGCATCAAGTACATTGATGAACAGATCAGACGTAAAGCCGGTAAGTCCGGTAAATAG
- the rpsH gene encoding 30S ribosomal protein S8: MPVVDPIADMLTRIRNAHGAYHKTVSIPGSKIKTAIAGILKEEGYISDFTSEESEINVTLKYVDGKALISGMKKISTPGRRVFVGVEDIPSVLNGLGICILSTSKGVVDGVKATELNVGGELLCEIW; this comes from the coding sequence ATGCCTGTTGTCGATCCTATCGCCGATATGCTGACCCGCATTCGTAATGCTCACGGTGCTTATCATAAGACCGTTAGTATTCCGGGGTCCAAAATAAAAACAGCAATCGCCGGAATTCTTAAGGAAGAAGGCTATATCTCTGACTTCACTTCTGAAGAAAGTGAGATTAATGTCACCCTTAAGTATGTTGATGGAAAAGCCCTTATTAGCGGCATGAAGAAAATCAGCACACCCGGACGTCGCGTGTTTGTAGGCGTTGAAGATATTCCCAGTGTTCTTAATGGACTCGGGATTTGCATACTTTCCACTTCAAAGGGCGTAGTTGACGGCGTTAAAGCGACAGAGCTTAACGTTGGCGGCGAACTCTTGTGCGAAATCTGGTAG
- a CDS encoding type Z 30S ribosomal protein S14: MARTALKVKAKRKPKFKVREYNRCPICGRPRAFLRKYGVCRICFREKALAGELPGVRKASW, translated from the coding sequence TTGGCCAGGACAGCATTAAAAGTTAAGGCTAAACGTAAGCCTAAGTTCAAGGTGCGCGAATATAACAGATGTCCAATTTGTGGTCGTCCTCGTGCATTCCTGCGGAAATACGGTGTATGCCGTATTTGCTTCAGGGAGAAGGCCCTCGCGGGTGAACTTCCCGGCGTGCGTAAAGCCAGCTGGTAA
- the rplE gene encoding 50S ribosomal protein L5 yields MTRLEKIYTDKVAPTLNKEFGYKSSMEIPEIKAISLNIGLGEASQNAKLIDGAVDELTAIAGQKAVVTRAKKSIAAFKLREGMPVGSRVTLRRDMMWDFLDKLISFALPRVRDFRGIPDKGFDGRGNFTLGIKELTIFPEIQLDKIELTKGMNVTIVTSAKTDKEGKMLLELLGMPFKK; encoded by the coding sequence ATGACACGTCTCGAAAAAATATATACGGACAAGGTCGCCCCGACTCTAAACAAGGAGTTCGGGTACAAGAGTTCGATGGAGATTCCTGAAATTAAGGCAATCTCTCTCAATATCGGACTCGGTGAAGCAAGCCAGAACGCAAAGCTCATTGATGGTGCTGTTGACGAATTGACCGCTATTGCGGGTCAGAAAGCAGTAGTTACCAGAGCGAAAAAGTCAATTGCAGCTTTTAAGCTGCGCGAAGGAATGCCTGTCGGTTCCCGTGTAACTCTTCGCAGAGATATGATGTGGGACTTCCTGGATAAGCTTATCAGCTTTGCACTCCCTCGTGTCCGCGATTTTCGCGGAATCCCTGACAAAGGCTTCGACGGACGCGGTAACTTCACCCTCGGAATCAAGGAATTAACTATTTTTCCTGAGATTCAGCTCGACAAAATCGAGTTAACTAAAGGGATGAACGTGACTATCGTCACCTCCGCCAAAACTGATAAAGAAGGCAAGATGCTCCTCGAGCTTCTTGGAATGCCCTTCAAGAAATAG
- the rplX gene encoding 50S ribosomal protein L24: MNKIHVDDKIMVIAGKDKGKIGKVLKINRKKDEVLVEQVNMVSRHTKPNPYANQPGGIVEKEAPIHISNIQVVCPACTKATRVGIRETEDGKNIRFCKKCNEIID; the protein is encoded by the coding sequence ATGAACAAGATACATGTTGATGACAAGATAATGGTCATCGCCGGCAAGGATAAGGGGAAGATCGGCAAGGTCCTTAAGATCAACCGCAAGAAGGACGAAGTCCTCGTGGAGCAGGTTAATATGGTTTCCAGGCACACAAAGCCAAATCCATATGCAAACCAGCCCGGCGGAATTGTTGAGAAAGAAGCCCCTATTCACATTTCTAATATTCAGGTTGTGTGCCCCGCTTGCACAAAAGCAACCAGAGTTGGAATTCGTGAGACCGAAGACGGAAAAAATATCCGTTTTTGTAAAAAATGTAACGAAATCATCGACTAG